A genome region from Archaeoglobus fulgidus DSM 4304 includes the following:
- a CDS encoding type VII toxin-antitoxin system HepT family RNase toxin, translated as MRRERYLEKIEYIVEALSEIPERVKTPIEVSGVFYNLLTSIESAMDISAMLVKDLGGRVEDDYSNVEMLKELGIIDEELAEGLKKCNGLRNWLVHRYNRVDKELVLSSVEEVKALLLKFIQRVEDVLEKIEP; from the coding sequence TTGAGGCGGGAGAGATATCTGGAAAAAATTGAGTATATTGTGGAGGCTTTGAGCGAGATACCCGAGAGAGTTAAGACTCCGATTGAGGTAAGCGGCGTTTTTTACAATCTCCTGACCTCCATCGAGTCAGCCATGGACATATCCGCAATGCTCGTCAAAGACCTCGGTGGGAGGGTGGAGGATGATTACTCGAATGTGGAAATGCTGAAAGAGCTTGGCATAATCGATGAAGAGCTTGCAGAAGGTCTGAAAAAGTGCAACGGACTAAGGAACTGGCTGGTGCATAGATACAACAGAGTGGACAAGGAACTCGTTCTCAGCTCTGTGGAAGAGGTCAAAGCTCTCCTGCTGAAGTTTATTCAGAGGGTGGAGGATGTCCTCGAAAAAATTGAGCCTTGA